The following proteins are co-located in the Methanobacterium formicicum DSM 3637 genome:
- a CDS encoding GMC family oxidoreductase N-terminal domain-containing protein, with amino-acid sequence MRAIVVGSGAGGATVARELQSKGFEVLILEAGPPFKPFSRHISWAEPLRRFGLLGGEGTFKHFFPPMNIQRSSPELVLVRGLATGGSTVLACGNLVRADRGLKEIGLDLTPEYDEIEGELTPTTIPTETWRPVTRKMFQSAEDLGLNPQPTPKVVDMARCNYCGLCELGCTRGARWDSRKFLAEAVNKGARLQSKSPVEKVTTENGRATGVITSDNKQYPADVVVLSAGGIGTAQILKNSGLKAEDHLWVDIVLTLGGTLPGARQLEEPPMAWYTKHEDYILSPYPDILSHYFHKPWRKVPIQDRVGLMVKLADIEQGTVYADGTVDKPLTGHDQERLDIAISQAQEVMEGAGISGPFVRGVHNGGHLGGTVPLKKEDVPSMKPSWLPEGLWVADLSLAPRSQGLPTILLTAAMALRVARKILETTEN; translated from the coding sequence ATGAGAGCTATAGTAGTGGGTAGTGGGGCAGGAGGGGCTACTGTAGCCCGTGAATTACAATCAAAAGGTTTTGAAGTGTTAATACTGGAGGCAGGTCCTCCTTTCAAGCCTTTCAGTAGACATATATCCTGGGCTGAACCCCTGCGACGTTTCGGATTACTGGGAGGGGAAGGTACTTTTAAACATTTCTTCCCACCCATGAACATACAGCGTTCATCCCCTGAACTGGTTCTGGTAAGGGGCCTTGCAACAGGCGGTTCAACCGTCCTGGCCTGCGGAAATCTGGTAAGAGCTGATCGGGGATTAAAAGAGATTGGCCTGGATTTAACTCCAGAATATGATGAAATTGAGGGTGAATTAACTCCCACAACAATTCCCACTGAAACCTGGAGACCAGTCACTCGTAAAATGTTCCAATCAGCTGAAGATTTGGGTTTGAACCCACAACCAACCCCTAAAGTTGTTGATATGGCCCGCTGTAATTACTGTGGTCTTTGTGAATTGGGATGCACCCGTGGGGCACGATGGGATTCCAGAAAATTCCTGGCTGAAGCAGTGAACAAAGGTGCACGTCTCCAGAGTAAATCTCCAGTGGAAAAGGTAACCACTGAAAATGGTAGAGCAACTGGAGTTATAACCAGTGACAATAAACAATACCCGGCAGATGTGGTTGTTCTATCTGCTGGAGGTATTGGAACTGCCCAGATACTTAAAAACTCTGGTTTAAAGGCAGAAGATCACTTGTGGGTGGACATAGTGTTAACCCTGGGAGGAACCTTGCCCGGAGCCAGACAGCTGGAAGAGCCACCCATGGCATGGTACACCAAACATGAAGATTACATTTTATCCCCATATCCTGATATTCTCTCCCACTACTTCCACAAACCATGGAGAAAGGTTCCAATCCAGGATAGGGTTGGATTAATGGTTAAACTGGCAGATATTGAACAGGGCACGGTTTATGCTGATGGAACCGTTGATAAACCACTGACTGGTCATGACCAGGAGAGATTGGATATTGCCATCAGCCAGGCCCAGGAAGTAATGGAAGGTGCTGGGATTTCTGGTCCATTTGTCAGAGGCGTTCATAACGGAGGACATCTGGGGGGAACTGTACCGCTTAAAAAAGAGGACGTACCAAGTATGAAACCATCCTGGCTTCCAGAAGGGTTGTGGGTGGCTGATCTTTCCCTGGCCCCCCGTTCTCAGGGACTTCCCACCATATTACTCACTGCGGCCATGGCTTTGAGGGTGGCACGGAAGATTCTGGAAACTACAGAAAACTAG
- a CDS encoding SRPBCC domain-containing protein, translated as MKEIYTEIEINASASTVWDILTDFDKFQNWNPFMKKISGNLQEGSILEAFIQPPNSNGMTIKPKILEYQPGKKLRWLGVLWIRKLFDGEHIWTTEEINEHKTLFIQKERFSGLFVPFGSTLLKNTKTGFELMNLALKEESENISNSN; from the coding sequence ATGAAAGAAATTTATACCGAAATCGAGATAAATGCCTCAGCCAGCACAGTGTGGGACATATTGACTGATTTTGATAAGTTTCAAAATTGGAATCCATTTATGAAAAAGATTTCAGGAAATCTCCAGGAAGGAAGTATCCTTGAAGCTTTTATACAACCACCTAATTCCAATGGAATGACAATTAAGCCAAAAATTTTAGAGTATCAGCCAGGAAAAAAATTGAGATGGTTGGGAGTATTATGGATTCGGAAACTGTTTGATGGGGAACATATCTGGACCACTGAGGAAATAAATGAGCATAAAACTTTGTTTATTCAAAAAGAAAGATTTTCTGGATTGTTTGTTCCCTTTGGATCCACTCTGCTAAAAAATACCAAGACTGGTTTTGAACTAATGAACCTTGCTTTAAAAGAAGAATCTGAGAACATATCTAATTCTAATTGA
- a CDS encoding PepSY domain-containing protein, with translation MNEKLSRVLLLMGVMLTVTIVVALALYASGISENNSNLAKEEVTAMDNNTTNNNTTNSSNKNIKNLISPAEAQEIAEKFIKEPGATAGIPKWDESGHEMVYIVPVVINGTNVGEITINALTGENMGGAGGVS, from the coding sequence ATGAATGAAAAATTAAGCAGGGTGCTGCTGTTAATGGGTGTAATGTTAACGGTAACGATTGTGGTGGCATTGGCACTTTATGCATCTGGAATTTCAGAAAATAATTCTAACTTGGCAAAAGAGGAGGTAACTGCGATGGATAATAACACTACAAATAACAATACCACTAATTCATCCAATAAAAATATTAAAAATTTAATATCTCCGGCAGAAGCTCAGGAGATAGCAGAAAAATTCATAAAAGAACCAGGGGCAACGGCAGGAATACCTAAATGGGATGAATCCGGTCATGAAATGGTTTACATAGTTCCAGTGGTAATCAACGGAACTAATGTGGGAGAAATAACCATAAACGCCCTTACAGGTGAGAATATGGGTGGTGCAGGAGGAGTGTCCTAA
- a CDS encoding PadR family transcriptional regulator, producing MKGFLTYLILWILNKNNLNGAQISRELEKRRGNKPSPGTIYPALKELKNKGLIKMDDDKIYSLTDEGQEELKSGCEFFCKIFYDMEEMSNFPR from the coding sequence ATGAAGGGTTTTTTAACCTATCTAATACTCTGGATTTTGAACAAAAATAACTTAAATGGGGCCCAAATCAGCAGAGAATTGGAAAAAAGGAGAGGAAACAAACCAAGCCCAGGTACAATATATCCTGCCTTGAAAGAATTAAAAAATAAAGGTTTAATAAAGATGGATGATGATAAAATTTATTCATTAACCGATGAGGGTCAGGAAGAACTTAAATCCGGCTGTGAATTCTTCTGCAAGATTTTTTATGATATGGAAGAGATGTCCAATTTTCCAAGATGA
- a CDS encoding nitroreductase family protein: protein MREMIDMEFFDLIKNRRSIRRYKSQSVHKEDILKILDAANWAPSAMNRQPWEFLVISGELLKPLGNSYKGVIEEFISKMENDSEIISSEKFVKFAAHFGGAPVVIVVLAETNEDPREQKAFLESASAAMENLVLAAGDMGLGTCWMTGPLRDESNLRRILDISPDKEIVAVTPLGYPDETPHPTPRTEVKNKIKWIGW from the coding sequence ATGAGGGAAATGATTGATATGGAATTTTTTGATTTAATTAAAAATAGAAGATCTATCAGGAGATATAAAAGTCAATCAGTGCATAAAGAGGATATTTTAAAGATATTAGATGCTGCTAACTGGGCGCCATCTGCAATGAATAGACAACCATGGGAGTTCCTGGTTATCTCAGGTGAATTACTTAAACCGCTGGGTAATAGTTACAAAGGAGTTATAGAAGAATTTATAAGTAAAATGGAAAATGATAGTGAAATAATTTCCAGTGAAAAGTTTGTAAAGTTTGCAGCTCATTTTGGTGGTGCCCCAGTAGTTATAGTGGTGCTAGCTGAAACAAATGAGGATCCGCGGGAGCAAAAAGCCTTTCTGGAAAGTGCAAGTGCTGCCATGGAAAATCTGGTACTTGCTGCAGGAGATATGGGACTGGGTACCTGCTGGATGACAGGACCATTGAGGGATGAGAGTAATTTACGCCGTATTTTAGATATTTCCCCGGACAAAGAGATAGTAGCAGTAACACCTTTAGGATATCCAGATGAAACACCCCATCCAACACCACGTACAGAAGTAAAGAATAAAATTAAGTGGATTGGTTGGTAA
- a CDS encoding flavodoxin family protein: MKVMAFNGSPRKKWNTATLLENALEGARSEGAETELINLYDLDYKGCNSCFTCKTKGSKSYGRCAVKDDLTPILRKIEESDAIILGSPIYLGTVTGEMRSFLERLLFPYLTYTDPIQSLFPNKIKTGFIYTMNIREEQLDGYGYTTMFKTNENYLKMLFGSAESLMSFDTYQFNDYSKVVADRFDSNKKAKRRAEIFPEDCRLAYEMGIRLTHNF; this comes from the coding sequence ATGAAGGTTATGGCATTTAATGGAAGTCCAAGAAAGAAATGGAATACCGCAACCCTCCTTGAAAATGCACTTGAAGGGGCCAGGTCAGAGGGAGCTGAAACTGAACTGATTAATCTTTATGATCTGGATTATAAAGGATGTAACAGTTGTTTCACCTGTAAAACAAAGGGGAGTAAAAGTTACGGGCGGTGCGCAGTGAAGGATGATTTAACCCCTATCCTAAGAAAGATTGAAGAATCTGATGCAATCATACTGGGATCTCCCATTTACCTGGGAACAGTTACCGGGGAAATGAGATCCTTCCTGGAACGTTTACTGTTTCCATACTTGACTTACACCGATCCCATCCAGTCACTCTTCCCCAATAAAATCAAAACCGGGTTCATTTACACCATGAACATCAGGGAAGAGCAGTTGGATGGATATGGTTACACCACCATGTTCAAAACTAATGAAAATTATCTTAAAATGTTATTTGGTTCTGCAGAATCGCTGATGAGCTTTGATACCTATCAGTTCAATGATTATTCCAAGGTGGTTGCTGATCGTTTTGATTCCAATAAAAAAGCCAAAAGACGTGCCGAAATATTTCCAGAAGATTGCAGGCTAGCGTATGAAATGGGAATAAGGCTTACCCATAACTTTTAA
- a CDS encoding MBL fold metallo-hydrolase, protein MKITEHVHAIKIPFQVKTDSGTLERFVYSYLIFGDEICLIDSGVSSSEKFIFDYLEKTGHTPDEISLLILTHSHPDHVGSAQSIQKVSGCEIAAHEGEKSWIEDVDLQFMERPVPNFHSLVEGSVKVDHVLEDMDVVELGSNINLKVIHTPGHSKGSISIQIPSERVLITGDAVPIQGDLPIYDDFTGSIQSIKMLMGVEDVELLLASWDEPQKGENVHQRMVEALDYLQNIKKIVEKLASENSSSEPMEFCKTVLKELGLPKPAANPIVARSFQANLKELE, encoded by the coding sequence ATGAAAATTACAGAACACGTTCACGCCATTAAAATTCCATTCCAGGTTAAAACAGACTCTGGAACTCTGGAACGCTTTGTTTACTCTTATCTGATATTTGGAGATGAAATCTGCCTGATAGATAGTGGAGTTAGCTCTTCAGAAAAATTCATCTTTGATTATCTGGAAAAAACAGGACACACGCCGGATGAAATCTCTTTATTGATCTTAACCCATTCCCATCCAGATCATGTTGGCTCTGCCCAATCTATCCAGAAAGTATCTGGTTGTGAAATAGCAGCCCATGAAGGTGAGAAATCCTGGATTGAAGATGTGGATCTCCAGTTTATGGAAAGACCAGTTCCCAATTTCCATTCCCTGGTAGAAGGATCTGTTAAGGTGGACCATGTTTTGGAGGATATGGATGTTGTTGAGTTAGGCAGCAACATTAATTTGAAAGTTATACACACCCCGGGTCATTCTAAAGGTTCCATTTCCATACAGATCCCATCTGAAAGGGTTTTAATTACCGGGGATGCAGTGCCTATACAGGGAGATTTACCGATCTATGATGACTTTACTGGATCCATCCAATCCATTAAGATGTTGATGGGTGTTGAGGATGTGGAATTACTGTTAGCCTCATGGGATGAACCTCAAAAAGGGGAAAATGTACACCAGCGGATGGTTGAAGCATTGGATTATCTTCAGAATATCAAGAAAATTGTTGAAAAACTTGCCTCAGAAAATTCATCTTCTGAACCAATGGAATTCTGCAAGACAGTTTTAAAAGAACTAGGATTACCAAAACCTGCGGCCAATCCAATAGTGGCTCGATCTTTCCAGGCCAATCTAAAAGAATTAGAATAA
- the ehbP gene encoding energy-converting hydrogenase B subunit EhbP yields the protein MKIVIRPHHIISLGGYIVETDFPYRNVIVVNPTAEPIKLEVPVFSEEWIEEQRQLGLELTPLTEEDNYLSNFRKAKAKLEKLKAEKGIKAE from the coding sequence ATGAAAATTGTGATAAGACCTCATCATATCATAAGTTTAGGGGGTTACATTGTGGAAACAGATTTCCCCTACCGGAATGTGATTGTGGTAAACCCCACAGCAGAGCCTATAAAACTGGAGGTTCCAGTATTTTCTGAGGAATGGATCGAAGAACAACGCCAGCTTGGGCTTGAACTCACCCCCCTCACGGAAGAAGATAACTACCTGAGTAACTTCCGTAAAGCCAAGGCCAAACTGGAAAAATTAAAGGCAGAAAAAGGAATAAAGGCAGAATAA
- a CDS encoding respiratory chain complex I subunit 1 family protein, producing MDLTYSLIAVIGTLVVAFIVSLFLPGIERKFIHARIQQRVGPPITSPGIMAPLKFFFKQTITPESPMPRLYNALPLISLIIVVILLLFLIPQMYFVGALASIIALVGFLKVEEIMYMFMGSLSRSVLSVRMPFPDKAKGAAHPETPQSFFEDLSSLRAFRLIAFGSFPLYIAMFVAVAMTGSIYLQDIINYQQVHGPILFTVAGVMGAIVFFIGYMILLNEYPFAILKGKPDVVEGPYLEYAAKYRAYVYITRGFLMFTLATLFATLFLGIAPNILNPSFIITLIVALLFPMLMAVLSAFSPIFTYKQFYPTVAGVSIIGVLAIVAALL from the coding sequence ATGGACCTTACATATTCCCTAATAGCAGTAATAGGCACCCTGGTGGTGGCCTTCATAGTGAGTCTCTTCTTACCAGGCATTGAACGGAAATTCATCCATGCCAGGATACAGCAGAGGGTAGGACCACCCATTACCAGCCCCGGGATCATGGCTCCTTTAAAATTCTTCTTCAAACAGACCATAACTCCAGAATCCCCAATGCCCCGATTGTACAATGCATTACCACTCATAAGTCTGATAATTGTCGTAATCCTGTTGTTATTCCTCATCCCGCAGATGTACTTTGTAGGAGCACTGGCCAGTATAATTGCCCTGGTAGGATTCCTTAAGGTGGAAGAAATAATGTACATGTTCATGGGAAGCCTCTCCAGATCCGTACTTTCAGTACGCATGCCATTCCCAGATAAAGCCAAAGGAGCAGCACATCCTGAAACACCACAATCATTTTTCGAGGACCTGAGCAGTCTCCGAGCCTTCCGACTAATAGCATTTGGGTCATTCCCCTTGTACATTGCCATGTTCGTGGCAGTGGCCATGACTGGAAGCATCTACCTACAGGATATCATAAACTACCAGCAGGTACACGGACCCATACTCTTCACTGTGGCTGGAGTAATGGGAGCAATTGTATTCTTCATTGGATACATGATCCTCCTGAATGAATACCCATTTGCCATATTAAAGGGAAAACCAGATGTAGTTGAAGGACCCTACCTGGAATACGCAGCAAAATACAGGGCATATGTTTATATCACCCGTGGATTTTTGATGTTCACCCTGGCAACCCTGTTTGCCACCCTGTTCCTGGGAATAGCACCCAACATCCTGAACCCCTCATTCATCATCACCCTGATTGTGGCATTACTATTCCCAATGCTCATGGCAGTCCTCAGTGCATTCTCGCCAATATTCACATACAAACAGTTCTATCCAACTGTTGCTGGGGTTTCCATCATAGGAGTACTGGCCATAGTCGCAGCTTTACTTTAA
- a CDS encoding nickel-dependent hydrogenase large subunit: MDDNKQNRTVIEAEIPMGTVHPAALEPYRLRLFVEDEIVRDAEITVGVNHRGVERIMEGLPVEKANSLTEKICGICSNSHIWNSCRTGEIALGIEVPERATYIRIIMEELERLHSHLLYLAHGSEVLGHETFSMRLFYIRETVMDLLGMIGGNRVQYGSAVLGGVRPRCELDEMRLQKITEGMDLLEEKITAFADRFVSDPMVMSRITGVGVISQKDALRLACTGPTLRATGVARDLRREMEEYDPFEFDVITQDDGDVKSQLLMRVFENFEAIKIIRQAVRDLPDGPITNRSWEMQDTPLTKSYIEVPRGTLYHSYSLEDGRVRNCVIRTPSMANIGAMQHACIGHHITDAQLSVVQCDPCFTCTDRAIEIIKI, translated from the coding sequence ATGGACGATAACAAACAAAACCGGACGGTTATCGAGGCAGAAATTCCAATGGGGACTGTTCACCCTGCTGCACTTGAACCATACCGGCTCAGACTCTTTGTGGAAGATGAAATCGTCCGCGATGCGGAGATAACTGTAGGAGTTAATCACCGGGGAGTGGAGCGGATCATGGAAGGCCTGCCTGTGGAGAAGGCTAACAGCCTAACCGAGAAGATCTGTGGAATCTGCTCCAACAGCCACATCTGGAACTCCTGCCGAACAGGAGAGATAGCCCTGGGAATAGAAGTACCAGAAAGGGCAACCTACATTAGAATCATAATGGAAGAGCTGGAAAGACTCCACAGCCACTTACTCTACCTGGCCCACGGAAGCGAAGTACTGGGTCATGAAACATTTTCCATGCGCCTGTTCTACATCCGAGAAACAGTAATGGACCTCCTGGGCATGATTGGAGGGAACCGTGTGCAATACGGTTCAGCTGTACTGGGTGGAGTTCGCCCCCGATGTGAACTGGATGAAATGCGCTTACAGAAAATTACAGAAGGAATGGACTTACTTGAGGAGAAAATAACCGCATTCGCTGACAGATTTGTCTCTGACCCAATGGTAATGAGCAGAATCACAGGAGTAGGAGTTATCAGCCAGAAAGATGCCCTCAGACTGGCCTGTACTGGGCCCACACTGCGTGCTACTGGTGTTGCCAGGGACTTAAGGAGGGAAATGGAAGAGTACGATCCATTCGAGTTTGATGTAATCACCCAGGACGATGGGGATGTCAAATCCCAACTACTGATGAGGGTGTTTGAGAATTTTGAAGCCATCAAGATCATACGTCAAGCAGTCCGCGACCTCCCCGATGGCCCTATAACCAACAGGAGCTGGGAGATGCAGGACACACCCCTTACCAAGAGTTATATTGAAGTTCCCAGGGGAACACTTTACCATTCTTATTCCCTGGAAGATGGCAGGGTTAGAAACTGTGTCATACGAACCCCATCAATGGCTAACATTGGAGCCATGCAACATGCCTGTATAGGCCATCACATTACAGATGCCCAGCTTTCAGTGGTGCAATGTGACCCCTGTTTCACCTGCACTGACCGGGCAATTGAGATCATTAAGATATGA
- a CDS encoding NADH-quinone oxidoreductase subunit B family protein has protein sequence MSLKSYSRGRAVHVMLVYTGGCNGCDIEIVNCILSPKFDAEQYKVFLTWNPREADVLVVTGPVTKHNEQPLREIYKAIPEPKAVVAAGACALMGGVYKNCHGDIPSEEIAGPVDNIIPVDAKVPGCAVRPQDIVAGLVSALPLLLNAD, from the coding sequence ATGAGCCTGAAATCATATTCAAGGGGTCGAGCCGTACACGTGATGCTGGTGTATACCGGAGGATGCAACGGCTGTGACATAGAGATAGTTAACTGCATATTATCTCCCAAATTCGATGCAGAACAGTACAAAGTATTTTTAACCTGGAACCCCAGGGAAGCAGATGTACTGGTGGTCACTGGACCCGTAACCAAACACAATGAACAGCCCCTCCGAGAAATATACAAAGCAATACCCGAACCAAAAGCAGTGGTAGCTGCAGGAGCCTGTGCCCTCATGGGAGGAGTGTACAAGAATTGCCATGGGGATATACCATCCGAAGAAATCGCAGGACCAGTTGACAATATCATACCAGTTGATGCCAAAGTACCAGGTTGCGCTGTGCGCCCCCAGGATATAGTAGCCGGATTGGTATCAGCATTACCATTACTACTGAATGCGGACTAA
- a CDS encoding 4Fe-4S binding protein: MTNLVLIFLEGAYTNLKRILFASDRVTDMDVRNMILEGRVTPTDKVAEVSCIGCGGCSNACPTKAIEMVDLDEPVELMEGLTKTQLPVLHSEKCVHCYYCHDFCPLYALFGEAGTIHPNDVGEVSSDISGLLEKPVKISDDKIAFISQYLADNTIIRKRRE, from the coding sequence ATGACTAATCTGGTCCTTATATTCCTGGAAGGAGCTTACACCAACCTTAAAAGGATCCTATTTGCCAGTGACCGGGTCACGGATATGGACGTACGAAACATGATCCTGGAAGGGAGGGTAACACCCACCGACAAGGTGGCTGAAGTATCCTGTATTGGATGCGGTGGCTGCAGTAACGCCTGTCCCACAAAAGCCATAGAAATGGTGGACCTGGATGAACCAGTGGAACTAATGGAAGGATTGACCAAAACACAGTTACCAGTCCTTCATAGTGAAAAATGCGTGCACTGTTATTACTGTCACGACTTCTGTCCATTATATGCTTTATTTGGAGAAGCAGGAACCATACATCCCAATGATGTGGGAGAAGTCTCATCAGACATATCTGGGCTCCTTGAAAAGCCAGTGAAAATATCTGATGATAAAATAGCGTTTATATCACAGTACCTGGCCGATAACACCATTATAAGAAAAAGAAGGGAATAA
- a CDS encoding 4Fe-4S binding protein: protein MFLTTNKCKGIGECIQECPTGAIRLIDGKAFSCITCGACMEACPNSAIFRNKYGGYVVDRAKCNACGVCELTCPVNSIHIEDGVVRGICSRCGICVPACPEAARIDAYDVIEDRQLKFLESLNLTVQPPTRSKKAEEVAQRTSLVTDNEKCTLCRRCEYYCPTEAIMVDVEPQGKCTECRVCEDVCPVGAIENCTIDPEKCTVCLKCLKECPNQAIYVDDFQVKIRKLEEDEKLEGKIISCLNCGLCADACEGGALKMINGHLRYDPTLCQDCETTACIDACPVGTLRLSEDTERKIKGFCVSCGRCVKACDINEARSFQHVTWDGSVTEDCISCGICAEICPKDAITLKRGSIEVDTEKCVLCEKCAIHCPVNAIPTTTMRKKTIKEGFAFVMDKMCMNCKLCTKICPEEAIAEDENGKIVVDDDKCIYCGGCSNACPARAILFEREFEVEQ from the coding sequence ATGTTTCTAACAACCAATAAATGCAAAGGCATTGGAGAATGCATCCAGGAATGCCCTACAGGGGCAATACGCCTGATCGATGGCAAAGCCTTCAGCTGCATAACCTGCGGTGCCTGCATGGAAGCCTGCCCCAACAGTGCAATCTTCCGCAACAAGTACGGAGGATACGTGGTAGACCGGGCTAAATGTAATGCCTGTGGTGTATGTGAACTCACATGTCCAGTTAACAGCATCCATATAGAAGATGGAGTGGTCAGGGGGATCTGTTCTCGATGTGGTATATGCGTCCCAGCATGTCCAGAGGCGGCCCGAATAGATGCATATGATGTTATTGAAGACAGACAGCTTAAATTCCTGGAATCCTTAAATCTCACAGTACAACCTCCCACCCGCTCCAAAAAAGCGGAAGAGGTTGCCCAAAGAACCAGCCTGGTTACCGACAATGAAAAATGCACACTCTGCCGGCGCTGTGAATATTACTGTCCCACTGAGGCCATAATGGTGGATGTAGAACCTCAGGGTAAATGCACCGAGTGCCGGGTCTGTGAAGATGTTTGCCCGGTAGGAGCCATTGAAAACTGTACCATAGACCCTGAAAAATGCACAGTTTGTCTCAAGTGCCTGAAAGAATGCCCCAACCAGGCCATATACGTGGATGACTTCCAGGTGAAGATCCGAAAACTGGAAGAAGATGAAAAACTGGAAGGAAAAATCATATCCTGCCTTAACTGTGGCTTATGTGCCGATGCATGTGAAGGTGGAGCACTTAAAATGATAAACGGGCACCTGCGCTATGATCCCACACTATGTCAGGATTGTGAAACCACTGCCTGCATTGATGCCTGTCCAGTAGGAACACTCAGACTCTCAGAAGACACTGAAAGGAAGATTAAAGGGTTCTGTGTTTCATGTGGTAGGTGTGTTAAGGCCTGTGACATTAACGAAGCACGCAGCTTCCAGCACGTTACCTGGGATGGTTCAGTCACCGAAGACTGCATATCCTGTGGAATATGTGCAGAAATATGTCCCAAGGATGCCATCACCCTCAAAAGAGGAAGCATTGAGGTGGACACTGAAAAATGTGTGTTGTGTGAAAAATGTGCCATTCACTGTCCTGTAAATGCAATACCCACCACCACCATGCGTAAAAAAACTATCAAGGAAGGGTTTGCCTTTGTGATGGATAAAATGTGCATGAACTGTAAGTTATGTACCAAGATATGTCCAGAAGAAGCCATAGCTGAGGATGAAAATGGTAAGATTGTGGTGGACGATGATAAGTGCATCTACTGTGGTGGTTGCAGCAATGCCTGCCCAGCCAGGGCCATACTATTTGAAAGGGAATTCGAGGTGGAACAATGA
- a CDS encoding MnhB domain-containing protein: protein MSTILKIFVLPASLIIMCWGVLTILGGHITPGGGFQGGAMIAAGFIFCLVVYGLKESPFHLSHDFLSGIESIGALAYVFLGIAGLAFSGFYLYNLGVDIYGIVPVFIKNLFDYPDPTHAGIIPYLNFVVGLKVMVGLAAVVIAFMGFNEYKDDSEEETDEAGWEIE, encoded by the coding sequence ATGAGCACTATACTCAAAATATTCGTATTACCTGCATCCCTGATTATCATGTGCTGGGGTGTACTCACCATTCTGGGCGGTCACATCACTCCTGGAGGAGGATTTCAGGGAGGTGCTATGATCGCAGCAGGATTTATATTCTGTTTAGTAGTATACGGGCTTAAAGAAAGTCCATTCCACCTTTCTCATGATTTCCTATCTGGAATAGAAAGTATAGGGGCACTGGCATACGTATTTCTAGGTATTGCTGGACTGGCATTTTCAGGCTTTTACCTATACAACCTGGGAGTAGATATTTACGGTATCGTCCCGGTCTTCATAAAAAACCTGTTTGACTACCCTGACCCCACACATGCCGGGATAATACCCTACCTCAACTTCGTGGTGGGATTGAAGGTTATGGTGGGATTAGCCGCAGTGGTTATAGCATTCATGGGATTCAACGAATACAAAGATGATTCAGAAGAAGAAACTGACGAAGCTGGATGGGAGATTGAATAA